One segment of Panicum virgatum strain AP13 chromosome 1K, P.virgatum_v5, whole genome shotgun sequence DNA contains the following:
- the LOC120705785 gene encoding 2-5A-dependent ribonuclease-like: MMEGDTKLSLQAKKWVQDALLDSSKRSKKIVRAQAYSLARKPSSREQFQHARWDGRRILNFAVRDGHRFLCDLLLEELKINPNLQDSFDDTTPLHHAAATGQVEVIELLLNKYFCDIEAKDCGRSTPLCLATLAGRNAALQKLLDCGASTEAQCFLGQPIHIATWGGNITAIQMFHKANPDVVNSEIHELCTPLVVASLNDSNDCFKYLAEVADVSAKHLMYKVICRVSSEESSMERVRILLDCGVNPNSYDAVTLFEGPPILCAAKRGWKNLVGILLSFTDEIPGIEWTVDGVMEHVSSELFQQTDQEQGTKRVCALKDRMLRALKDKNYLAADIICKVLYVDMDREEWDRYHSLCSFLIFYGMKSMFPTPTIDAEAIFALSWMLGVSKETERVLLGVKACVALEPDNERYKEFLVHVTKMMEDNNGRK; this comes from the exons ATGATGGAGGGCGATACAAAGCTCAGTTTGCAGGCTAAGAAATGGGTACAAGATGCTCTTCTGGACTCCTCAAAGAGATCGAAGAAGATTGTTAGGGCACAAGCATACTCATTGGCTAGGAAACCATCCAGCAGAGAGCAGTTTCAACATGCAAGGTGGGATGGGCGCCGTATCTTGAACTTCGCAGTGAGGGATGGTCATAGGTTTCTTTGCGATCTACTGCTTGAAGAGCTTAAAATAAATCCCAATCTTCAGGATTCATTTGATG ATACAACCCCGCTGCACCACGCTGCTGCCACAGGGCAGGTGGAAGTGATTGAGTTACTGCTGAACAAATACTTCTGTGATATAGAAGCTAAAGACTGTGGGCGTTCCACCCCATTGTGTCTTGCTACATTGGCtg GTCGCAATGCCGCCTTGCAAAAACTATTGGACTGTGGTGCGTCTACAGAAGCACAGTGCTTTCTTGGACAACCCATtca TATTGCTACATGGGGTGGAAACATCACTGCAATACAGATGTTCCACAAGGCAAATCCTGAT GTGGTAAATTCTGAGATTCATGAACTCTGCACGCCACTCGTTGTTGCATCTTTGAATGACTCAAATGATTGCTTTAAGTACCTTGCTGAG GTTGCAGATGTAAGTGCAAAACATTTGATGTACAAAGTCATCTGCCGCGTTAGTTCTGAGGAGAGCTCAATGGAAAGGGTTCGGATTCTTCTGGACTGTGGAGTCAACCCTAATTCTTATGATGCg GTTACACTATTTGAAGGCCCGCCTATTCTCTGTGCTGCAAAAAGAGGGTGGAAAAACTTAGTTGGGATCTTGTTAAGTTTCACAGATGAAATTCCTGGAATTGAATGGACCGTTGATGGTGTAATGGAACATGTCAGCAGTGAACTGTTCCAACAAACA GATCAAGAACAGGGAACAAAGAGAGTTTGTGCTTTAAAGGACAGGATGCTTAGGGCGCTCAAAGATAAGAACTATCTTGCTGCAGATATTATCTGCAAG GTCCTTTATGTTGACATGGATAGAGAGGAATGGGATCGCTATCATAGCCTCTGTTCATTTCTCATCTTTTATGGAATGAAGTCCATGTTTCCGACTCCGACCATTGATGCTGAGGCAATTTTTGCACTGTCTTGGATGCTGGGCGTGTCAAAAGAG ACTGAAAGAGTACTGCTAGGAGTCAAGGCCTGTGTGGCTTTAGAACCAGATAATGAAAGATATAAAGAGTTTCTGGT GCACGTAACGAAAATGATGGAAGATAACAATGGCAGGAAGTAG